Proteins from one Oscillatoria nigro-viridis PCC 7112 genomic window:
- the urtD gene encoding urea ABC transporter ATP-binding protein UrtD, producing MNGKVLEIENLTVSFDGFKAINGLNFSMDAGELRVIIGPNGAGKTTFLDSITGKVQPTEGRVLFKGQNLRKLSEDRISRLGIGRKFQTPRVYLNLTPRENLELSCSRHKNVFSTLFKPASTAEKRTVAGLLETIGLVAKADISAGLLSHGEKQWLEIGMLVAQSPDLLLVDEPVAGLTDEETMLTGELLISLAESHSVLVIEHDMEFVRQIARQVTVLHQGAVLCEGTMDEVQNDDRVIEVYLGKPDS from the coding sequence ATGAATGGCAAAGTATTAGAAATAGAAAACTTGACTGTGAGTTTTGATGGTTTTAAGGCCATCAACGGTTTAAATTTTAGTATGGATGCGGGCGAACTGCGAGTTATTATTGGCCCCAATGGTGCGGGGAAAACAACTTTTCTCGATTCAATTACCGGGAAGGTGCAGCCGACAGAGGGCAGGGTGTTATTTAAGGGACAAAATTTACGCAAGTTGTCGGAAGATAGGATTTCTCGCTTGGGAATTGGCCGCAAGTTTCAGACGCCGCGAGTTTACTTAAATTTAACGCCGCGCGAAAATTTGGAATTGTCTTGCAGCCGCCATAAAAATGTTTTTTCGACTTTGTTCAAGCCTGCTTCTACTGCTGAAAAACGCACGGTTGCGGGTTTGTTAGAAACAATTGGTTTAGTTGCTAAAGCTGATATTTCGGCTGGTTTGCTTTCTCACGGGGAAAAGCAATGGTTGGAAATTGGAATGTTGGTGGCTCAATCTCCTGATTTGTTGTTGGTAGATGAACCTGTGGCGGGTTTGACGGATGAGGAAACGATGTTAACTGGAGAGTTGCTGATTTCGTTGGCCGAAAGTCATTCGGTGCTGGTAATTGAACACGATATGGAGTTTGTGCGGCAAATTGCGCGGCAGGTGACGGTGTTGCATCAGGGTGCGGTTTTGTGCGAGGGGACTATGGATGAGGTGCAAAATGACGATCGGGTAATTGAGGTATATTTGGGAAAACCTGACAGTTGA
- the urtE gene encoding urea ABC transporter ATP-binding subunit UrtE — protein MLQVSNLNVYYGESHILRDVDLSVMAGQMVCLIGRNGVGKTTMLKTIMGLLQPRSGTIAFGGESIASKLTHQRARLGIGYVPQGREIIPRLTVKENLLLGLEAKPTKIKNPEVPDEIFDLFPVLKTMLDRLGGDLSGGQQQQLAIARALMGEPQLLVLDEPTEGIQPSIILDIEAAVRRVVATRGISVLLVEQHLHFVRQADWYYAMQKGGIVASGSTSELSDEVIQRFLAV, from the coding sequence ATGCTGCAAGTCTCTAATTTGAATGTTTATTACGGCGAAAGTCACATTTTGCGCGATGTCGATTTAAGTGTCATGGCGGGGCAAATGGTTTGCTTGATCGGCCGCAATGGTGTGGGCAAAACTACTATGCTAAAAACGATTATGGGGTTGCTGCAACCGCGCAGTGGCACTATTGCTTTTGGCGGAGAATCTATTGCTTCTAAGTTGACTCACCAGCGGGCTAGATTGGGAATTGGTTATGTGCCTCAAGGGCGTGAAATTATTCCCCGTTTGACGGTGAAAGAAAATTTATTGTTAGGTTTGGAAGCGAAACCAACCAAAATCAAAAATCCTGAAGTTCCTGATGAAATTTTTGATTTATTTCCTGTTTTGAAAACTATGCTCGATCGCCTGGGAGGTGATTTGAGCGGGGGACAGCAGCAGCAGTTAGCTATTGCTAGGGCTTTGATGGGTGAGCCGCAGTTGCTGGTTTTGGATGAGCCTACGGAGGGGATTCAACCGTCGATTATTTTAGATATTGAAGCTGCGGTGCGCCGCGTGGTTGCGACTAGGGGAATTTCTGTTTTGTTGGTGGAGCAACATTTGCATTTTGTGCGGCAAGCTGACTGGTATTATGCTATGCAAAAAGGCGGGATTGTGGCTTCTGGAAGCACTAGCGAGTTAAGTGATGAGGTGATTCAGAGGTTTTTGGCTGTTTGA
- a CDS encoding pentapeptide repeat-containing protein has translation MKKLTIMSIALLIFAATLELPKVGLQLSAIGQIETPQPIPTPQPIPTPQPIPTPQPQTPQPIPTPQQIQTPPIQTPQPKANDPKKLGYVSPEFAENFSQQQIDQINANVETLLLTQSCSRCDLRAVKLVNINLKNPILTGADLSDANLSGSRFEISDFVNTNLARTNLSGAELVGARISNANLRKANLTKTNLDGADLRFSDLRDANLSDANLRNANIDGASIDRASMAGTTMPDGRKNN, from the coding sequence ATGAAAAAACTCACAATCATGTCGATCGCCCTACTAATTTTTGCAGCAACTCTCGAACTGCCGAAGGTGGGGCTGCAACTAAGTGCGATCGGGCAAATAGAAACACCCCAACCAATCCCAACACCCCAACCAATCCCAACACCCCAACCAATCCCAACACCCCAACCACAAACACCCCAACCAATCCCAACACCCCAACAAATCCAAACACCCCCAATACAAACACCCCAACCAAAAGCAAACGACCCCAAAAAGCTCGGCTACGTCTCCCCAGAATTTGCCGAAAATTTCTCCCAGCAACAAATCGACCAAATCAACGCCAACGTCGAAACGCTGCTGCTAACTCAAAGCTGCTCCCGCTGCGACCTCCGAGCCGTAAAATTAGTTAACATTAACTTAAAAAACCCCATCCTTACAGGAGCAGATTTATCAGATGCCAACCTCAGCGGTAGTCGGTTCGAGATCTCAGATTTTGTCAACACCAATCTAGCTCGCACAAACTTAAGCGGAGCAGAATTAGTTGGAGCGAGAATCAGCAACGCTAACCTCAGAAAAGCTAACTTGACAAAGACAAATCTAGACGGTGCAGACTTGCGATTTTCCGACTTGAGAGATGCCAATCTTTCCGATGCCAACCTCCGCAATGCTAATATAGATGGCGCTAGTATCGATCGAGCAAGTATGGCCGGCACCACAATGCCCGACGGCAGAAAAAATAATTAA
- a CDS encoding chemotaxis protein CheW — MTHANYNRRFRSKKQVTVRIAPKKIVSFELGKIYYAVPIERVERIVKNFNVYGLLPNGNSLLRHQEELITIINLSKIFPRSPSIAECKYLIICTLNKSDRLGIPLPDMPKILEITEESFCEIPELYRQQQLPPVIEKLIRAPDGSEVFYLNFDLFSEM; from the coding sequence ATGACTCACGCCAATTACAATCGCCGCTTTCGGAGCAAGAAACAAGTCACTGTTAGAATTGCCCCTAAAAAAATTGTTTCCTTTGAACTAGGAAAAATTTACTATGCTGTTCCTATTGAACGAGTGGAACGCATTGTTAAAAACTTTAATGTCTACGGCCTTTTACCTAACGGTAATAGTTTACTGCGGCATCAAGAAGAACTGATTACCATAATTAATTTATCCAAAATATTTCCCAGGAGCCCGAGCATTGCTGAGTGCAAATACCTGATTATTTGTACCTTAAATAAAAGCGATCGGTTGGGGATTCCCCTTCCTGATATGCCAAAAATTTTGGAAATTACCGAAGAAAGCTTCTGCGAGATTCCCGAATTGTACCGTCAACAGCAACTGCCTCCGGTAATAGAAAAGTTAATTCGCGCACCTGATGGTTCCGAAGTTTTTTATCTAAATTTTGATTTATTTAGCGAAATGTAG
- a CDS encoding hybrid sensor histidine kinase/response regulator — MNDDDLNELIDAFTAECEEFLQSMETNLLAMEAAGLKERQAAVKEMFRAAHSIKGAGSMLGFQNVSAAAHRLEDCFVILRDRTDLSALEPTTVSVLLQGVDALKKITIESVQHSDVTTPDQTENLEAIAQIFAQFQAKYGKSEQPSVPAVSQSAAPETLKLIFEHQVPALFNRLETELSQASEADLAQSVTALNQVYYQLSGLAGMLQLPDFGKVAAALRDLIDSPDLTLQRLQSDGWAIAQNLQTARQQILEGRAIDIPEISPTPTLPLSPTPTPPEISPSPTVPPSSTLPVPNPQRPTIRVDLERLTELVNLVGELVINRTNLELQESELRDEVKRIRRNIVDLSQFGGQLREEYDRLSFADWRGGNGNSGLRKLAAAETESPMIASGKSSPVHAHFDILEMDRYTEFHSTAAEVIETAQAISQSATKLDTLAMKFERSTDQLRRITEQLRSRVMQLRVVSFSRAVDHLPRALREMCLTYDKEVNLLLVGRDTKIDESLLDALRDPLIHLVRNAFDHGIEMPEVRKASGKPASGQIEIEARHQGGQTIITVADDGKGIDPEMIRRKIVTKGLATEEQAQEFSIAELYDFLFWPGFSTTEGVSDLSGRGVGLDVVRTNLRTVRGTVKVDSRLGKGTSFIIKLPLLLSITDALMVKTDHNKIAVPLDAVEEILHIKASEVHIAGNQPMLWWREEFIRLVRMQDLLEYSVLPPDAPSPDPLTQEEIPVLVLASTEGMLAVAVERLIGQQEIVVKPLPPPLSKPRGVLGTTILGDGRVVNILDVDDLVGQPVVNSSIAAVSGKVHEIPPSSSKSPQILVVDDSYTIRQLLSLTLTRARYRVVQAKDGLDALEKLQNGLDCSLAIVDIEMPRMDGFELLRSIRSTERFAKIPVAMLTSRSGEKHRQMAMELGANKYFTKPYSEAQLLQAIPKLIHHSRI; from the coding sequence ATGAATGATGACGATTTAAACGAATTAATAGATGCTTTCACCGCAGAATGCGAAGAGTTTCTCCAGTCAATGGAGACGAATCTGCTGGCGATGGAAGCTGCGGGTTTGAAAGAGCGACAAGCGGCAGTTAAAGAAATGTTTCGGGCGGCTCACTCGATTAAAGGTGCGGGTTCGATGTTGGGCTTTCAAAACGTATCGGCGGCGGCTCACAGGCTGGAGGACTGTTTTGTCATTTTGCGCGATCGCACAGACTTGTCGGCTCTGGAACCGACTACTGTGAGTGTTTTGCTGCAGGGGGTGGATGCTCTCAAAAAGATTACGATCGAATCAGTTCAACACTCCGATGTCACAACTCCCGATCAAACCGAAAACTTGGAGGCGATCGCCCAAATTTTCGCCCAGTTCCAGGCCAAGTACGGCAAGTCAGAACAGCCGTCAGTCCCCGCAGTCAGCCAATCTGCTGCCCCGGAAACCCTGAAACTGATTTTTGAACACCAAGTGCCGGCACTCTTCAATCGCCTAGAAACCGAGCTTTCTCAAGCTTCCGAGGCAGATTTGGCACAAAGCGTCACCGCCCTCAACCAGGTTTACTACCAACTATCGGGTTTGGCTGGAATGCTGCAATTGCCGGATTTTGGGAAAGTCGCCGCAGCCCTGAGAGATTTGATTGACTCTCCAGACTTGACTTTACAACGGTTGCAATCCGACGGTTGGGCGATCGCCCAAAACTTGCAAACCGCACGCCAACAAATATTGGAAGGAAGGGCGATCGACATCCCCGAAATCTCCCCCACTCCCACTCTCCCACTCTCCCCCACTCCCACTCCCCCCGAAATCTCCCCCTCCCCGACTGTCCCCCCCTCCTCGACTCTCCCAGTCCCCAACCCGCAAAGGCCGACAATCCGGGTAGACTTAGAACGCTTAACTGAATTGGTGAATCTAGTCGGGGAATTAGTCATCAACCGTACAAATTTAGAACTTCAAGAATCCGAACTGCGCGACGAAGTAAAGCGCATCCGCCGCAATATCGTAGATTTGAGCCAATTTGGCGGTCAGTTGCGAGAAGAATACGACAGACTGAGCTTTGCAGACTGGAGAGGGGGAAACGGGAACTCTGGATTGAGAAAACTTGCAGCAGCAGAAACAGAATCCCCAATGATTGCTAGCGGCAAATCCTCTCCGGTTCATGCTCACTTCGATATCTTAGAGATGGATCGTTATACAGAGTTCCACTCGACAGCCGCAGAAGTCATCGAAACTGCCCAAGCAATTTCTCAATCCGCCACCAAATTAGACACCTTAGCCATGAAATTCGAGCGCAGTACCGACCAACTGCGCCGCATTACCGAACAACTACGCAGCCGCGTCATGCAGTTGCGAGTCGTGAGTTTCAGTCGCGCCGTCGATCACTTGCCCAGAGCGCTGCGGGAGATGTGCCTCACATACGATAAGGAGGTCAACCTGCTGCTAGTGGGAAGAGATACCAAAATTGACGAAAGTTTGCTCGACGCTTTGCGCGACCCCTTAATACACTTAGTGAGAAACGCTTTCGACCACGGCATCGAAATGCCTGAAGTTCGGAAAGCAAGCGGCAAGCCGGCCAGCGGTCAAATAGAAATAGAAGCCCGCCACCAAGGCGGCCAAACTATTATTACTGTCGCCGATGACGGCAAAGGAATTGACCCGGAAATGATTCGCCGTAAAATTGTCACAAAGGGTTTGGCTACGGAGGAACAAGCTCAAGAATTTTCCATTGCCGAACTCTACGATTTTCTGTTTTGGCCGGGTTTCAGCACTACAGAAGGGGTCAGCGACCTTTCGGGGCGGGGAGTCGGGCTCGACGTGGTGCGAACAAATTTGCGGACTGTGCGGGGGACTGTGAAGGTAGACTCTCGCCTCGGAAAAGGTACGAGTTTTATTATCAAACTGCCACTGCTGCTGTCGATTACTGATGCTTTGATGGTGAAGACCGATCACAATAAAATAGCGGTGCCGCTGGATGCAGTCGAGGAAATTCTGCACATTAAAGCCTCGGAAGTTCACATTGCCGGCAATCAGCCGATGCTGTGGTGGCGGGAGGAATTTATTCGTTTGGTGAGGATGCAAGATTTGCTCGAATACAGCGTCCTCCCGCCGGATGCCCCGTCTCCTGACCCTTTGACCCAAGAGGAAATTCCCGTCCTGGTTTTGGCTTCTACCGAAGGAATGCTGGCGGTGGCAGTGGAACGGCTGATCGGTCAGCAGGAAATTGTGGTTAAACCTTTGCCACCGCCTCTATCCAAGCCTCGCGGCGTTTTGGGGACTACGATTTTGGGGGACGGGCGCGTGGTGAATATTCTGGATGTGGACGATTTGGTGGGCCAACCTGTGGTAAATAGTTCGATCGCCGCTGTCTCCGGTAAAGTGCATGAGATACCGCCGAGTTCTAGTAAGTCACCGCAGATTTTGGTAGTGGATGATTCCTATACAATTCGCCAGTTGCTGTCTCTGACGCTGACCCGTGCTCGCTACCGGGTGGTACAGGCTAAAGACGGGCTGGATGCCCTGGAAAAGTTGCAAAATGGTCTTGATTGCAGTTTGGCGATCGTGGATATTGAAATGCCCCGGATGGATGGATTTGAATTGTTGCGATCGATCAGATCGACCGAGCGGTTTGCTAAGATTCCCGTAGCCATGCTAACATCCCGTAGCGGGGAAAAACATCGGCAAATGGCAATGGAATTAGGCGCAAATAAATACTTCACCAAACCTTACAGCGAAGCCCAACTTTTACAAGCTATCCCAAAATTAATCCACCACTCAAGAATTTAA